A window of the Cannabis sativa cultivar Pink pepper isolate KNU-18-1 chromosome X, ASM2916894v1, whole genome shotgun sequence genome harbors these coding sequences:
- the LOC115724061 gene encoding glutathione S-transferase has protein sequence MAPIKVHGSAYSTATMRVIATLNEKNLDFELVPVDMRTGEHKKEPFISLNPFGQVPAFEDGDLKLYESRAITKYIANQYSDQGTDLVFRDPKEQAIESLWTEVEAHHFDTAGSKLNWELAVKPKMFGAEGDQAVIEENKVKLAKVLDVYEKRLSESKYLGGDRFSLADLHHLPTAEYLLLTSVKELFDARPRVTAWLADITARPAWTKVIELRNQALNPPK, from the exons atgGCACCCATCAAAGTCCACGGCTCAGCCTACTCAACTGCCACCATGAGAGTTATAGCCACACTCAATGAAAAAAACCTCGATTTTGAGCTTGTTCCCGTAGACATGAGAACTGGTGAACATAAGAAAGAGCCTTTCATTTCTCTAAAC CCCTTTGGTCAAGTTCCTGCTTTTGAAGATGGTGATCTCAAGCTCTACG AATCAAGAGCGATTACGAAATACATTGCGAATCAATACAGCGACCAAGGAACAGATCTTGTATTCAGAGACCCAAAGGAACAGGCGATCGAGTCTCTTTGGACTGAGGTTGAGGCTCACCATTTTGACACGGCTGGATCGAAGCTGAACTGGGAGTTAGCCGTGAAGCCGAAAATGTTTGGCGCCGAAGGAGACCAAGCCGTGATCGAGGAAAACAAGGTTAAGCTGGCTAAGGTTCTCGATGTGTACGAGAAAAGGCTTTCCGAGTCTAAATACTTAGGCGGCGATCGGTTTAGCTTGGCCGATCTTCACCATTTGCCTACGGCGGAGTATTTGCTGCTCACGAGCGTTAAGGAGCTATTTGATGCTAGGCCACGTGTCACTGCTTGGTTGGCTGATATTACTGCCAGGCCGGCTTGGACGAAGGTCATCGAGTTGAGAAACCAAGCCTTGAACCCACCTAAATAA
- the LOC115706246 gene encoding glutathione S-transferase, protein MVAGIKVIGTAYSIATMRVLACLYEKDLDFQFVPVDLSTGQHKMEPFLSLNPFGQVPAFEDGDLKLYESRAITRYIAEEYMNKGTDLVFKEPKKQAVESVWAEIEAHHFDPAGTILNWELSVKPRLLGQEVDRAVVDENEAKLVKVLDVYEKRLCESKYLGGDRFTLADLHHLPTADYLTDTSIKMLFESRPRVSDWLADITARPAWRKAVELRNQALKKRVDSSMQGSQTK, encoded by the exons ATGGTGGCCGGCATTAAAGTCATCGGAACAGCCTACTCAATAGCCACGATGCGAGTCTTGGCTTGTCTTTATGAAAAAGATCTAGATTTCCAATTTGTTCCCGTTGACTTGAGTACTGGTCAACATAAAATGGAACCCTTCCTTTCTCTCAAT CCTTTTGGTCAAGTTCCAGCTTTTGAGGACGGAGATCTAAAGTTATACG AATCGAGAGCTATCACGAGATACATTGCTGAAGAGTACATGAACAAGGGGACAGATTTGGTGTTCAAGGAACCAAAGAAGCAGGCCGTTGAGTCTGTTTGGGCTGAGATTGAGGCCCATCATTTTGACCCAGCAGGTACTATTCTGAACTGGGAGCTGTCCGTGAAGCCCAGATTACTGGGCCAAGAAGTGGACCGGGCCGTAGTCGACGAAAACGAGGCTAAGCTGGTAAAAGTGCTAGATGTGTACGAGAAGAGATTGTGTGAATCCAAATACTTGGGGGGCGATCGGTTTACGTTGGCTGATCTTCACCACCTACCTACGGCGGATTATTTGACCGACACGAGTATTAAGATGTTGTTCGAGTCTAGGCCACGTGTCAGTGATTGGTTGGCTGATATCACTGCCAGACCAGCTTGGAGGAAGGCTGTGGAATTGAGAAACCAAGCCTTGAAGAAACGGGTTGATTCTTCAATGCAGGGATCACAAACCAAATAG
- the LOC115724154 gene encoding glutathione S-transferase yields MALIIKVFYEKESIQFHFFRFHPFFLYFISHQLTLETPRKSLLWTTTYTLSSIYIGVFPCNGTIKIIEESKAIIIMGTTIKVHGTPLSTAFQRAVVCLHEKEVDYELVPVDMRAGAHKQQPFISLNPFGQVPALEHGDLQLFESRAISKYIAEEYAQKGTQLIPTDSKKKAIASVWMEVEAHQFDPVTSKLGWELLFKPMFGLTTDQTVVDEYEAKLVKVLDVYENRLSKSKYLGGDCFTLADLHHLPNLQGLLGTNMKNHIESRPHVKAWVADITARPAWAKVLAMLKP; encoded by the exons ATGGCTTTAATAATAAAAGTCTTCTATGAAAAAGAAAGCATTCAATTCCACTTTTTCCGCTTCCACCCCttctttctttatttcattTCTCACCAGTTAACATTAGAAACGCCTAGAAAATCACTTCTTTGGACCACCACGTACACACTTTCATCTATATATATCGGGGTATTCCCTTGCAACGGTACAATCAAAATTATTGAAGAAAGCAAAGCaataataattatgggcacaacaATCAAAGTTCATGGCACCCCACTCTCCACCGCCTTCCAACGAGCTGTGGTTTGCCTCCATGAGAAAGAGGTCGACTACGAATTAGTCCCCGTCGACATGAGAGCCGGAGCACATAAACAACAACCTTTCATTTCTCTCAAC CCATTTGGTCAAGTTCCAGCTCTTGAACATGGAGATTTACAGCTCTTTG AATCGAGGGCAATTTCAAAGTACATAGCAGAGGAGTACGCACAAAAGGGAACACAATTGATACCAACTGACTCCAAGAAGAAAGCGATTGCATCAGTTTGGATGGAAGTTGAAGCTCATCAATTTGATCCAGTCACATCGAAATTGGGGTGGGAGTTACTTTTCAAGCCTATGTTTGGATTAACCACAGATCAGACTGTGGTGGATGAGTATGAGGCTAAATTGGTGAAGGTTCTGGATGTTTATGAGAATCGGCTCTCCAAATCTAAGTATTTGGGTGGCGATTGCTTCACCTTAGCTGATCTTCATCACCTTCCTAACTTGCAAGGCTTGTTGGGAACAAATATGAAGAATCACATTGAGTCTCGTCCCCATGTCAAAGCTTGGGTGGCTGATATAACTGCAAGGCCAGCTTGGGCTAAAGTTCTGGCCATGCTTAAACCCTAG
- the LOC115724506 gene encoding glutathione S-transferase produces MAAVKVHGAPLSTAFQRAVVCLYEKEVDFEVVPVDMRAGAHKQEPFISLNPFGQVPAFEDGDLQLFESRAITKYIAEEYAEKGTQLIPFETKKKAIASVWMEVEAHQFDPVASKLAWEIIFKPMFGMTTDQAAVEENEAKLAKVLDVYENRLSKSKYMGGDCITLADLHHLPNLQCLLGTNVKSQFESRPHVKAWVADITSRPTWAKVLAMLKP; encoded by the exons ATGGCTGCCGTCAAAGTTCACGGTGCTCCACTCTCCACCGCCTTCCAACGAGCTGTGGTTTGCCTCTACGAGAAGGAGGTCGATTTCGAAGTTGTTCCCGTCGACATGCGAGCTGGAGCCCATAAACAAGAGCCTTTCATTTCTCTCAAC CCATTTGGTCAAGTTCCAGCTTTTGAAGATGGAGATTTACAGCTATTCG AATCGAGGGCGATTACGAAGTACATAGCAGAGGAATATGCAGAAAAGGGAACACAATTGATACCCTTTGAGACAAAGAAGAAGGCAATTGCATCGGTTTGGATGGAGGTGGAAGCTCATCAATTTGACCCAGTGGCATCGAAATTGGCGTGGGAGATAATATTCAAACCCATGTTTGGGATGACGACTGACCAAGCAGCGGTGGAAGAAAACGAGGCTAAATTAGCAAAGGTTCTGGATGTGTATGAGAATCGGCTCTCTAAATCCAAGTACATGGGTGGTGATTGCATCACCTTGGCTGATCTTCATCACCTTCCTAACTTGCAGTGTTTGCTGGGAACAAATGTGAAGAGTCAGTTTGAGAGTCGGCCCCATGTCAAGGCTTGGGTGGCTGATATAACTTCAAGGCCAACTTGGGCTAAGGTTCTTGCCATGCTCAAACCTTAA
- the LOC115724756 gene encoding glutathione S-transferase, which produces MAIIKLHGSPISTNTQRPLVCLYEKHLHFDFIPVDMSAGSHKQSPFISLNPFGQVPALEDGDLQLFESRAISNYIAEEYSEKGTQLVSSNSKEKAISLVWMEVEAHKFEPAAAKLSWELFYKPMFGMNTDQAVVKENEAKLEKVLDVYENRLTESKYLGGECIGLADLYHLPNLQCLLGTTLKKLFESRPHVNAWVTDITARPAWSKVLALRG; this is translated from the exons ATGGCGATCATCAAACTCCATGGAAGCCCAATATCAACCAACACACAAAGGCCTCTGGTTTGCCTTTACGAGAAACACCTCCACTTCGATTTCATCCCCGTCGACATGTCTGCCGGATCTCACAAACAATCACCTTTCATTTCCCTCAAT CCATTCGGTCAAGTTCCAGCTCTCGAGGATGGAGATTTACAGCTATTCG AATCTAGGGCAATTTCGAATTACATAGCGGAAGAATACTCTGAAAAGGGAACGCAATTAGTGTCTTCAAACTCGAAGGAGAAGGCGATTTCGTTGGTATGGATGgaggtggaagctcataaattTGAGCCAGCAGCTGCGAAATTGTCGTGGGAGTTATTCTACAAGCCCATGTTTGGGATGAATACTGACCAAGCTGTGGTGAAGGAGAACGAGGCCAAATTGGAGAAGGTTTTGGATGTGTATGAGAATCGGCTCACGGAATCCAAGTACTTGGGCGGTGAATGTATTGGTTTGGCTGATCTTTACCATCTTCCTAATTTGCAGTGCTTGTTGGGGACCACTTTGAAGAAGCTGTTCGAGTCTCGGCCCCATGTTAATGCTTGGGTGACTGATATCACTGCCAGGCCAGCTTGGTCTAAGGTCCTTGCCTTGAGAGGTTGA
- the LOC115710516 gene encoding glutathione S-transferase, giving the protein MAVRKVHANNNSEPAMRVMACLNEKELAFQFVSVDMKVGEHKRQPFLSLNPFGQVPAFEDGDLTLFESRAITQYIATEYANQGTELLYSDSKKKAILLVWLEIESHQFDPAAAKLTWEIVLKPMLGMGTTDFAVVEENESKLANVLDVYENRLAKSKYLAGDSFTLADLHHLPHIQYLMETRSWKLFESRSHVHAWAADITARPAWSKVLIALKTEV; this is encoded by the exons ATGGCAGTGAGGAAAGTCCACGCAAACAATAACTCAGAACCTGCAATGAGAGTTATGGCTTGTCTCAATGAGAAAGAGTTGGCCTTTCAGTTTGTTTCTGTTGACATGAAAGTTGGTGAACATAAAAGACAACCTTTTCTTTCTCTCAAT CCATTTGGTCAGGTCCCAGCTTTTGAGGATGGAGATCTAACGCTCTTCG AATCAAGGGCAATTACTCAATACATAGCTACCGAGTATGCTAACCAGGGAACAGAGTTATTGTATTCAGACTCAAAGAAGAAGGCAATCTTATTAGTATGGCTGGAAATAGAGAGTCATCAGTTTGATCCAGCAGCAGCAAAATTGACATGGGAGATAGTCTTAAAGCCAATGCTTGGCATGGGTACTACAGATTTTGCAGTGGTGGAGGAAAATGAATCTAAGTTGGCAAATGTTTTAGATGTCTACGAAAATCGCCTGGCTAAGTCAAAATACTTGGCCGGGGACAGCTTCACCTTGGCAGATCTTCACCACCTTCCTCACATACAGTACCTGATGGAGACACGTTCCTGGAAGCTGTTCGAATCCCGGTCCCATGTTCATGCTTGGGCAGCTGATATTACAGCAAGGCCAGCTTGGTCTAAGGTCCTAATTGCCTTGAAAACTGAAGTTTAA
- the LOC115710507 gene encoding pentatricopeptide repeat-containing protein At5g66520-like, which translates to MTPLPKLNNVTIKIISFLNNSTSHNQIRQIQAQLILQNLVGDSNIGSHFITACKSLGLLDLAHLFYFTQNRRPHVFICNSLIRAFSHSHNSHTPLFIYLHMLRNSILPNNFTYPFLLKSLSDLREFKQGECVRTHVIKLGHHNDIYVLNSLLDVYASSGHIYLCRKLFDEFPQRDVVSWTVLIMGYRNARKYDEALIAFEQMQYAGVIPNHVTMVNALAACANSGALEMGVWIHDFIKRNKWDMDVILGTSLIDMYGKCGRIEEGLVVFRSMKKKNTFTWNAVIQGLALAKSGDEALWWFNIMEQEGVKADQVTLVAVLLACSHAGLVDTGTRIFGAIVDGKYQFPPTVKHYACMVDIFARAGHLEEAFKCLNEMPYEPTKAIWGSLLAGSKAHGNLNLSEFAAWKLIELEPGNSAYYVVLSNLYAQMGRWSDVEKVREMMIDKGLKKNLGYSSVEFEGHKLVDYLVS; encoded by the coding sequence ATGACGCCACTTCCAAAGCTCAACAATGTTACAATCAAAATAATCTCTTTCTTAAACAACTCAACTTCACACAATCAAATACGCCAAATCCAAGCTCAACTCATTCTCCAAAACCTTGTAGGTGACTCCAACATTGGCTCCCACTTCATCACTGCCTGCAAATCTTTAGGCCTCTTGGACCTTGCCCATCTTTTTTACTTCACCCAAAATCGTAGACCCCATGTTTTTATTTGCAATTCTCTCATCAGGGCCTTTTCTCATTCTCATAATTCTCATACCCCACTCTTTATATACCTTCATATGCTCAGAAACTCAATCCTTCCTAACAATTTCACATACCCATTTCTTCTTAAATCATTGTCTGACTTGCGTGAGTTCAAACAAGGTGAGTGTGTCCGTACCCACGTCATAAAATTGGGCCATCATAATGATATTTACGTGCTGAATTCTCTACTTGACGTCTATGCTTCGTCTGGCCATATTTACTTGTGTCGGAAACTGTTCGACGAATTTCCCCAAAGAGATGTTGTGTCCTGGACGGTTTTGATTATGGGGTATCGGAATGCTAGGAAGTATGATGAAGCATTAATTGCATTTGAGCAGATGCAGTATGCTGGTGTTATCCCCAATCATGTAACCATGGTCAATGCCTTGGCTGCTTGTGCTAATTCTGGGGCCCTTGAAATGGGAGTTTGGATACATGACTTTATAAAGAGAAACAAGTGGGACATGGATGTGATTTTGGGGACTTCCTTAATCGACATGTATGGGAAATGCGGCAGGATTGAAGAGGGTTTGGTTGTTTTCAGAAGTATGAAGAAAAAGAATACCTTCACGTGGAATGCTGTTATTCAAGGGCTGGCTCTTGCTAAGAGTGGAGATGAGGCTTTGTGGTGGTTTAACATAATGGAACAAGAAGGGGTTAAAGCAGATCAAGTAACATTGGTGGCTGTTCTTCTTGCTTGTAGTCATGCAGGGTTAGTAGATACTGGTACTCGAATTTTTGGAGCTATAGTTGATGGTAAATATCAATTTCCTCCTACTGTCAAACATTATGCATGCATGGTTGACATCTTTGCTCGTGCTGGACATCTAGAAGAAGCTTTCAAATGCTTAAATGAAATGCCTTATGAGCCTACAAAAGCTATATGGGGGTCACTATTGGCTGGTAGTAAAGCTCATGGAAATCTAAACCTCAGTGAATTTGCAGCTTGGAAGCTTATTGAACTTGAGCCAGGCAATAGTGCTTACTACGTTGTGCTTTCTAATTTGTATGCACAGATGGGAAGATGGAGTGATGTTGAGAAAGTGAGGGAGATGATGATAGACAAGGGTCTTAAGAAAAATTTGGGTTATAGTTCTGTAGAATTTGAGGGCCACAAACTAGTTGATTATTTAGTATCATAG
- the LOC115724952 gene encoding pentatricopeptide repeat-containing protein At5g66520: MTPLLELNNVTIKIISFLNNSTSHNQIRQVQTQLILQNLVGDSNIGSHFITACKSLGLLDLAHLFYFTQNRRSHVFICNSLIRAFSHSHNSHTPHFIYLHMLRNSILPNNFTYPFLLKSLSDLREFKQGECVRTHVIKLGHHNDIYVLNSLLDVYASSGHIYLCRKLFDEFPQRDVVSWTVLIMGYRNARKYDEALIAFEQMQYAGVIPNHVTMVNALAACANSGALEMGVWIHDFIKRNKWDMDVILGTSLIDMYGKCGRIEEGLVVFRSMKKKNTFTWNAVIQGLALAKSGDEALWWFNVMEQEGFKADQVTLVAVLLACSHAGFVDTGTRIFGAIVDGKYQFPPTVKHYACMVDIFARAGQLEEAFKCLNKMPYEPTKAIWGSLLAGGKAHGNLNLSEFAAWKLIELEPGNSTYYVVLSNLYAQMGRWSDVEKVREIMIDRGLKKDLGYSTVEFERHKLVDYLVS, from the coding sequence ATGACGCCACTTCTAGAGCTCAACAATGTTACAATCAAAATAATCTCTTTCTTAAACAACTCAACTTCACACAATCAAATACGCCAAGTCCAGACTCAACTCATTCTCCAAAACCTTGTAGGTGACTCCAACATTGGCTCCCACTTCATCACTGCCTGCAAATCTTTAGGCCTCTTGGACCTTGCCCATCTTTTTTACTTCACCCAAAATCGTAGATCCCATGTTTTTATTTGCAATTCTCTCATTAGGGCCTTTTCTCATTCTCATAATTCTCACACCCCACACTTTATATACCTTCATATGCTCAGAAACTCAATCCTTCCTAACAATTTCACATACCCATTTCTTCTTAAATCATTGTCTGACTTGCGTGAGTTCAAACAAGGTGAGTGTGTCCGTACCCACGTCATAAAATTGGGCCATCATAATGATATTTACGTGCTGAATTCTCTACTTGACGTCTATGCTTCGTCTGGCCATATTTACTTGTGTCGGAAACTGTTCGACGAATTTCCCCAAAGAGATGTTGTGTCATGGACGGTTTTGATTATGGGGTATCGGAATGCTAGGAAGTATGATGAAGCATTAATTGCATTTGAGCAGATGCAGTATGCTGGTGTTATCCCCAATCATGTAACCATGGTCAATGCCTTGGCTGCTTGTGCTAATTCTGGGGCCCTTGAAATGGGAGTTTGGATACATGACTTTATAAAGCGAAACAAGTGGGACATGGATGTGATTTTGGGGACTTCCTTAATCGACATGTATGGGAAATGCGGCAGGATTGAAGAGGGTTTGGTTGTTTTCAGAAGTATGAAGAAAAAGAATACCTTCACGTGGAATGCTGTTATTCAAGGGCTGGCTCTTGCTAAGAGTGGAGATGAGGCTTTGTGGTGGTTTAACGTAATGGAACAAGAAGGGTTTAAAGCAGATCAAGTAACATTGGTGGCTGTTCTTCTTGCTTGTAGTCATGCAGGGTTTGTTGACACTGGCACTCGAATTTTTGGAGCTATAGTTGATGGTAAATATCAATTTCCTCCTACTGTCAAACATTATGCATGCATGGTTGACATCTTTGCTCGTGCCGGACAACTAGAAGAAGCTTTCAAATGCTTAAATAAAATGCCTTATGAGCCTACAAAAGCGATATGGGGGTCACTATTGGCTGGTGGTAAAGCTCATGGAAATCTAAACCTCAGTGAGTTTGCAGCTTGGAAGCTGATTGAACTCGAGCCAGGCAATAGTACTTACTACGTTGTGCTTTCTAATTTGTATGCACAGATGGGAAGATGGAGTGATGTTGAGAAAGTGAGGGAGATAATGATAGACAGGGGTCTTAAGAAAGATTTGGGTTATAGTACCGTAGAATTTGAGCGCCACAAACTAGTTGATTATTTAGTATCATAG